aatatcaaaGGTCTTTCATCAGTTTGCATCGGTTGGGTGTATAAAATTATGTAAGCTAAAAGAAGTACatgtatacagtggaacctgtaCACAATGGCCCTGTATTAAATTGCTACCTCTATTAAGTGGCTGCAGCCACTATTTAGGTAtcctgtatttttttctttgctatttttaccTGCATTAAGTAGTTAGTTagtgaataattaattattttataagcATTTTTCACTGTTAAGTCCCAGAAATACTGTGCAGTTACAGCTGCACATACAAGCAAAATTGAAGAGAGTATCATTTACCAGAAGGACTTTACCAGTAAGATGTCATTTTCTTAAGTCCACCTCAAGGCTGGAGATCTGAGCATTAAGTTAGCAAGGGAATGATCAAAATTACAATTAGCTCATCTTTCAATTTCCTACCCACCTTATCATTTGGTTTAATATCCCAATGGTCTCTTTCTTTAAGCTCTTTAAATCCTGCCAATGTTAGAACTTTTCGACACTCATTTACAACTGAAACAAAATGGCATTGACCTCAACTCATTCAGTGACCCTACAAAGATTATATATACAGCATTAccaattatttttaataaaaatgttaagtACTATACTATAGGGATATAACATCATGGAAATTCTCTACATTTTCTTGTTATCAGTTACATTCATTGAAAGAATTccttaaaactaaaaatacaagaaaatgtcctgtttcctttctttaaatattttatcatCTAGTCCCTTGGAACTTTCTAGAGAGTAAAGTTACacaacatagcctaaatagagcaagAGTTTAAATATTTTGAGAAGCAAAGCTGTTTCatgttagatttgtgacaaattAACAACATTAGCCTCTACTAGTAAGCTATCTGCCTACAACACGTTAATGGtataaattcaaaattcaatgttccGGATGCCAGTACacggttttttttcttgactttataagcgctcaaaacatggtttgagttatcaagggtaaatttatatagaaatgatctgagaagaaacaaaaattactttgagttAGCGGGGAGTTCAAGTTGTTGAGTGTTCGAGTTATCTGGAGTCAACTATATTCCTCGCTGCTTCAGTTTCGCACACCTTCCTTACTTTCCATTCCAGTCTTCTGCCCCTTTAACACTTGGCCTAACAACTTTAGCTGTTTTATTGACTGCCACAATATTAAGCATTTCTAATAATTCTTTTGATTTTCCTGTTTCCCACCCTTTTTATTTGTCCCACCTACCGCCCTTTCCTCTCTCGCCCCTATTCTCCTGAGCTCTCACTTCCCTTCTCCCCCAACCACAATTCTAAGTCATTGTTTTCTAGGTCATTATTTTCTAGGCCGTTGTTTTCTAGGTTGACATTTTCaaggtcgttgttttctagaCACCCAACATGGTACATATTTATTAACGAATagaagcagttttttttttttaccatggtATGGAGAAGGACCATTGTTGACAAAATCTATAAATTTTCTTGCAGCAGATTTTATAACTTCAAGAGAGGTTGCCTAGAGCAAGACAAAAATTAGAGTGTATTAGAAGCCGAGAAGTACTACATGAACTAACGTACTTAAGTGCTAAATTGGAAAAGAGTATAACCGATTTAGGGATACTATTCTCTGATTTAACATTACAGATTTCCTCCAATGTTGCTATTCTGCAATCAAGAAAACTTATTTTTAAGACAATTCTCCCATGATATGATTCTTCCAATTTTCCCGAGTTTACTATTTTACAACTGTAGTGTGCTATTGTCCGATTTTACCCAAATGGCTGTAGTAACAAGTCTCCGATTGTACGATTCTCAAATTTCTGAAGGACGAGGAAGttgaggaatattacatttgcaGCGTGCTTTTTTCTTAAGATCGCTTTATGACTTAAAGAACGAGGAGTATCGTAATCGCAAAACgaaggaaactgaaaagaaTAAATTGTAAAATCGAAACAACTGAGCAAGAATCGGAAAATCGGAAGAATCGGAGAGTCGTAAAACGAAACTCCAGAATCGAAATAACCGTTCATGTGGAATCGGAACTGAATTATGGCTCACAACTCCTATTATATTTTTTACCATTCTCCGATTTAGCACTTATCACACCCTTCTGCCAAACAATACAAGCTAGTTAGCTAGCTAGCTAAGACGGCGCGTTGTTAAAGCAACAGACTTCCTAGTTTGCAGACAACAACATTTCCATTAGCCTGcggtgcagccggcccacgtatCGCATATAGTGTCGATATAGTCTATAAACAAGGTTTAAAgggtctgcgcgcaggctacaTTTCCATGAGCAGATGGAAGCAGACAATTGTGTCTGTATTAGATGCTATTTCATGCTCTGTCAACATGCGAGTACATTGAGCTTCATTTTAACCCAAATTTTTGTTAAGCCCGGGCTTTATGGCTGAAAGCCTGATTTATATATCTTTTCACAAACTGAAAGGAAACCTAAAGACGTACCTGAGCCGCCATCTTGATATTCAGCTATGTAACCTAGCCTGTTACAAAAAACAATTGACATCTAGTAGCAACGATACATGTATCGACAAACACATTGCTTCCTGGTCTTACTTGTAAGCTCCATTTTGTATCTTTCGTTGTGAAATGAAATGACGTTAGTTTGCAAAGATTTTAACATTGCTTGTTCCAGTTTGTCTAATTTTCTTAAAggttttgactttttaaaaaaagaaaatgaagttgaGAACGATTAAATTGCGAAATTTAATacctttttttcatgtttactcGTTAACATCTCGCAAGATAGAACCGCGAAATACCGTCTCGCCAaattcgcgaaattaagtactaATAAGATGCCCGGAGTCCTTTAGCGTGCAAAACAGGCACTTAATGAGGCAAGCTAGGCGAAtgcggcattttgcgcgaatCGCAAACTGTCGCGTTCGCCAAGCTTGGTTCATGAAGCCCCTGTTATGTGTTATGCAggcagggggtgggggagggggggggggggaaggaacAAAAATTTCACATATACGAAATATTCACCTGAAAAAATGCATAAAGCCGAAACAGGGGAAAAAATACAcacaagacaaacaaacaaacacccAAAAAATGAAACATGCCCCCACTGAACCGTAGAAGCCGGACTCGTTTTCAAAATCTCTCCTCTGGGGAACGTTTTTGGTGCTCGAAAACGCCGTTTACGAGTGGACGGAAGGCTAACACGGAGAACACTAAAATACCCAGATACGTCTGAAGAGCATGTAtaaaatgtgtgaaaatctttggACTGTACACTCTCCGTGTTTAAGCCACTCTGTGTGCCGTTTTCAGGAAGGAACGGCGTGGCTGCAGCCAGAGACTAAGCAACATGTTAAAAAATGGATGCGTTAAGGTATAATTCAAACATTTAATGAAATCACTTAAGTTATACGTTACGGTCAACCTGGGACCATCCTCTTTAGTTACAGTCTGCCTTTCAGAAACCATCTAAAAGTAACGGCTGCCCGAAAGGATCGGCCTCTTTAGCCTATATAATCCAAACGTAACGAGGGCTGTTTCTATTCTATGGTATGGCCTAGCGTTAAcgttgtatttttttaaaaaaaataaggacaCTTAAAGAAAAGTAATATAGTTAACGTTTGAATTTCTGTTGTGTacagttttttaaaactgtattaaaataTACATGGAATAAAGATAAGATGCTAAATACAGTGTCAAATAAGACAAACTGCGCTTAAAGGAGTGTCTTGCCGGCTCGCCTCGGCGATAAAGGGCCTTTGATACACGGCTTTGTCCGACGGCTGtcatgctgatgagccccaacAAGCTAAGGGCGAAAAAGCTGTTCATAGCTGCCACTGCttgggtgatatggctgtgcgcatgcgtgaggtactagccaggccgtgggttggtgtatatGCCTCTTGCTTTCAGTGTGTcttcactgtaattttcaggaagttataataactcctctagtggggctaatttaactccttacagtggagttatttttcgtggagttattttaactccaaaaaggagtttaaagaactctttttcaggagtaaaagtgaccccagatattgaggagttaaaataacccccaaaaaggagttatcctgtacctaaaatttttactccactttcagagttaaattaactccaaaaagagtaaaaacaacccatgtaaggagtacaagtaaccccatttcggagtaattttaactccagactgggagtaaaaagaactctttttcaggagtaaaaatgaccccaaattcggagttaaattaggcgttaaaataaccccaaaaaaggggttatcctgtacctaaaatttttactccatttttggagttataataactccctaaaaattacggtgttgGTGTCAAATAAAGTCGTTTCAACTATGTATAAACGCAAGCTAAAGTATTGTATCATACACTATATATTGATGTAACGTCCACAGATATGGTTTTCGCTCTTTTACCACAGAGGCTTCTGGGTATTGGCTATTCAGAGGTTGCGCTTGAGACAAGGCCCGTTTTTTGTCGAATTGCACTACGGGAAAGTGTTTACCCCAGTCACCTCTGCATAGGGACGTGGttaagcttaagcaacgacaacggcgacaGTACCGAGAACGACATATAAGCAACAGGTTTAgaatagcaaaacaacaactatgcACTCGCACCACATtttgtgtacatttctttgccaccACCGCaagactacaacgtgaaagtgtcTAATTTCAAGTTTTGTGGAGGACGCGAACACAACACCGcgactttcgttttcttttcttaaacttcgatacagtcttttataATTCAACTACAGCTAGGAGAGTttaccaacatttgacgaactgaACAAAACGGCATGAGCTTAAAGCAGTGAAACATACGTCGTTTAAATGTCAGCTGAAATTAGAAATGTGACTCACGTTCCTTCAATCTTCGTCGGGATTATTTCAACTAACTTACTGTATCAACTGTAGgctctcctggagttgaattcctataAGAACCGTATCAAAGTTTAAagagaggaagaaaaatttCCTCGTCGCTTGTTttgtccttcacaaaacgtgaaatttggcatttttgtgcagtgacggcaaagaaatgtacaaaaaagcctGATGCACGTGCATAGTTTGCTTTTTTGCCGCTCTCCTTTCCGTACTCGCCGTGGTCGTTGCTTAAGCCCCCTAATGCTAGACATGTTAACGCGTCCCAGTCCCACGCTCAACCACACTGGCCAAAAAAACACGCTGGTTTTGATTAAATCTTCTTGGTGTTATAGAATATATCGCATCCTATTTGAATTCATTTTCAGCCTGATTTTCCTGTTCAAGTTCTTGTGATGTGCTCCTTGTTCTGCTAGTCTTGCTCGTGGGGCTCACTTCGCCAGAACTAAGACGATTCCTCCGTTTTTCGTAAATTTCAGAGAAGTTATTCTCATCTTTGAGGACATCGAAAAGGGTTCTTCGCGTTTGACCTGAATATAAAGCACAAACCcaaatgttaaaatttcaaaaagtaaAAGCGTCTCCGGCCTGTAGTGATTACTAAACCACCCAGCTAACTAATGCAATCAAGAGACAAAGTTATTATTCCTACATGAGGGACATATAAATATGTACATCAAACTGTAGGGTTTCGAGCCCTCCACAATGGGTTTTCGATTCAGAAGAATTAGATCTGAACTCTTTGGGttaaagatggttaagtttaccTGGCTTAGTTTGGATCAGCGGGAGGTGTAGCTGGGGTTTTTCAaagggaggtgggggggggggggggggagggagggagtcACACCTAGGGTACTTACCAGATTGGGATGTCGACATCCACGCCGCGTTTTactaaaagtgacattttttcgAATGAGCAGGGAGCGTGGGGGGAGAGAAAGCCTAAAAAATAGCTACATAGATGAATTAAGTTCCACGTTACATATAATACTTTATTTTAGTCTCACTGGTCGACTACAGATATGCGGTCCTACAAATAGAGTATGGAACTACCCAGCACTTGAAAATATTTATTACATGTTGATTCTTCAGATTCGCGCGTTTTCGTTACAATCATAGGGACATAAAACAATTATCTCACAAAAAGGGGCGTTACAGGCACCCCAGGACCTTCCCCTAGCTTCGTCCCTGATCAGAAAGATTTACAGCTGCTATAACTGGCCTAGTTTGGATTATTAATCCATGGACACTCACaaaaaaatacagatttttTTAGATTTATACTGTACCTGTCGGAGATGTGGCAGTTGGACTTGTGGGGGCTAAAATAGgaaaagaatttgtttttatcaGTCATGATTTTGTACCTCAGTAGACTAAGAGTAGGTCGAGAATCTGCTCGACTGACGGCGCTTAGGCGATACGTGGAAGAGACGATAAGCGTTATTTCAATTCTAACAACAATAACAGAACAACACTCCATCTTTTACTCCCTTCTTTTTCTCGAATatggagtgttttttttttcagttatattCTCTTAAGTACTTGTAGCTCCTACTGATGCGAAAACCGTAGGAAGAAAAAGGAGAAGATCAGCAGAAGAACCCGATTTGCTTGCCCCTTTTTCGAATGTCTGCGAATACCTGGTCTTTTGAAGTTACCGGCGGCCTCTAATGAAGAAACCATATAAATATTTGGTGCGACGTATAAACCCAACACTTACAAGAACGCGATTGCTTGGTCATTCGCTTGTATAACATTGACACATAGGTCATCACACTCAATTCATCAACAACTTCCATCGATACCAGGTCCTCGGCGTCCAATAGTGCTGGTACCTTTAATACCTCTTGGGCAATTTTGAAAGCCtgaaagcaaacaaacagaCGAACGTTTAATTTTGGTCAATGAAACTCGGTTTAACACAGCAAATAAAACATCAAAGAATTTGACCTTCTGAAAAGACAAACTTTGAGCCATTTTTTCAACTCAGTTATTTTTTCGACAGTTTACCAATAAAAAGAGTTGCGAGTTTACTTTTTTATTGCTTATTGTATTATACAAGACGTCTACTGATGTTCATACGTGTGTCATCGCTATGTTGAGTTTGTAGGGCAGTCTAGTTTTGGTAATAGCAGTgaataatagcggagctctcgcgcgcgaagcgcgcagcggagcaccatgggtaagaaaatgtggtaaactacccatccaagaaaatttggtaatcacgtgaccgtacaccgagcgagcgaccgtccgtccgcaccacaggcatactaatgtaaaataactcaatcaacaggtatggcaacccaaatgcgactcaaggttttatttagaacaaaaaacaacaacatagtCTTGTCTTTtccggcgttattttttatgtttacattaACGTGGacaacagagaaagagctagagcgagttattgaaaacaaaggagacgaatttcttaggaagaaaaacatggaaattcaaagcggcggtgagaaaatgagaaatgctagcgaccagcaaggtgaaaatgagcggcaatgaaaaataaaagcgaacatgaacacaggagacaaaatattgggtaagcacatacgacaattcctctatgaaaaaaatgtgtaactaggaagtttgacgttttagccgtacaaaacagcgttggaGTCGTGCAAAAGAACaacaagggaaagacaaaaaagcgtgctgcacgtggaaattttttttttttgctaattagaggaaaaagtgtgttgcacgtgcaatttgttttttttttggctaattacatctattagtcttgaagccatatTCATTGTCGTCcgcgtttagcattacacgattcaatttttttgtttacacgtatcattaaccagagcttcgcttttagccctggctaaatctatatattaaactgatCTCGACTTACCAACTCGTTATTTTTCATTGCATCGTCTTTTGAGAGGCTCTCAAAATCCCTGAAATGATAATTCTTGAttaacatttgacaaagttcGAAAATTAACCTCCGACATGGACTTcgttttagttgttttttttccagttacggctatttaaaaacgtttttattatCAATTAAACAATAAGACAACGTGGGATTGCGTTCCAAAACATTAGGTTTTCAGCCGTTTTACAATAGTAATTTCACTAAGTCAACTCAGTTGACGGGTTCACTTCCTCACCAGCGTTTTGAAACCAAACTTTTAAGACAAGCAGTAAACAGGCTAATCACTTGACTTCCCCATAACTAAATGCAGATCAAAGGATGGCTTAACTTCATGCTTTGAGGTTACCAGGGCCCATAACCTCGCTACCGGCTCCTGGGTCACCTAATTCTTGGAAACTACCTTCTTGCTGTCCCGTTCGAAACAAAAGGTTATCTCAGGGACCGAGTAGCTAGGGGACGATGTATTCCCTAGTCTGTGCACGAACACAGTTAATGGATTGATGGTTTGTTCGGGCACTATACCGGATATGTGGAAGAACAAACATCTTGAGATCGACTGAGAAAAAGGATCTCAGCAAAATGCTCCCAGATGAAATATATGCCCCCCTGTAAAGTCTATTAGTATTGAGAAGCTTATTAAGTAAGTATGCAAGAAGGACAATGCATGAGTTGCAGGAGCCTGTGAATTGAACTGCAGTCAGTTTCACCTAGTATCTGTTTTGTCTTTAGAGTACTTGCATAGCTACTATCGATGATAGCTTCGAGCTTTTAACATCCTTCGATGAAATATCATTCTCCGCAAACAATGTATACACGCTCAGAGATTTGAAAAACTGTGGATGAAATCATATAATGTTACCATTCAATTCAAACCTCTTTTGCTATTTAATTCTAGGATTTTAGAAAACGAAATTAGGATTTTGTGAATTGATATTTGGATTGAAAGGGTTGACTAGCCATAACTATTGGAAGAAGGCGACGGTAAAATCGAAGGACCGAATGCCACGAAAAAAAGTCTGTCAAAAAGTCATCTTAAGTGCAAACTGACCTATCGAAGTTACGCAAGAGCGGCCTTTAAAAACCACTTAAGGTAGAAATCGATACTTATTCAAACTTATTGTACTCAGGAAAAACATTTAACGCATCCAAAGCTGTAATAGTAAACCTATTGTAGTAGTCAATCCCGATAAAGGTCAGTTTTTTACAGATGACCTTTAAGAAACTTCATGAATTTGGCCGTCCATCTCGCCCCCCTCCAAAACGATAAGGAAACGGACAGAACTCATATTTCCCTATctgttttgtgtatttattCAATATTTAGTAAACCGTGAACTGTGTTCTTTTGTCATCGTTTCGCCATCTGATTTTAAGGTTGATTAGGTTTAATTGCTGTTCGAGATGTACTGGGGGATCGTGAGGGTCGTCATTCcaagcttcttttttttttttactgaaatgaatTGTAACTTATCTATTTCTTAGTTATATATTTCTGGTCGTGAATGTGATTAAGATTTGAACGCTATTTCGTGCAACAGATCATTTAgtgtttgttgtaaatattttccttcctctAATTCTTATTGTTCAGTTGTTCTGAACACTATAAAATCTTGTTATGTGTGAAAGTTTATCATATGAGATGATTAACTTTCACTCGTAACAAGAATTTATCAATAGCAGATTGTGGCCTTGGAAAACATATTATTTCTTAGATAAACAATATTAGAAAATGCGAGAGAGGTTTTAAACACGACAACTTTTATATAAACACGGATCTTGTATAATTTTGATCTACCCATATGATGCAGAAGTTTGGCGTTTGACGTTATTTTACCCAGCGGATAAACAAACGGCGTTATCAGCTAGCAGTATGTCAGTTATGACACTACTGATCGTAAAGTTATTAAACTGGACTTATTTTGAGTTAGGCAATTTGCTGAGATGTTCGGAAAACTCTGTGGTCTCACCCAAGTCAATTTTGCCATACTCAGGTGAAATAATTTCGGGGAAAGGGGACCTCGCTTATTATAGATATTAAGTTGCATTTTGCTTAACGCACACTAAAAGAGAACCTGCTTGAACTCCAAATACTTACAGAAGTTCTGGGTTGAATCGGTGAAGAAGGGCACAGAACGCCAAACCATCTCTCCATGATGCATTCAAATCGCGAACGTCGACATCTTTGTACCCCTCAGTTTGCTGTTTGCACCACTCTAAAAGCGCTTCTTTTCCCTTCAGACTTCTGGTCCTTGAAACTGCCTGTTTTGTAGACATCACGCAAGATCACTCGTCAAATTTCACAGCGTATCAGTACCTACTAACTGTAACTCATGCATACAATTTTGAGCACGGTTCACGATCTTAAGCAACTGTCTGACGGAAGCGTTATGAAATTTTGATAATATTAAGTGCGAGTTCACAGCCCCTTAAGGCAATTGACGATGTTGTTGGCTGTTCGCGCTCAGCAGGGGATTATAAATACTTGACAATCATCACGAATGTGTGTCAAAGAGCTTTATCATAGTCACGGTTCACAAGAGGTCACTTATATTGGTATTTTTCCCCTTTTCTCAACAAAATAAACTTTCATTACTTCCGAAGAAGCCAATATATAAACAAATCGTCTGAAATCATGATATGACAGTGacacttttctttaaaaatcgcaGAATGGCTACACTTTTCGAACACTTTGAATTTATCTGTAGACACTTCAAATGAAGAACCACAC
The sequence above is a segment of the Porites lutea chromosome 3, jaPorLute2.1, whole genome shotgun sequence genome. Coding sequences within it:
- the LOC140929844 gene encoding MICAL-like protein 1; its protein translation is MSTKQAVSRTRSLKGKEALLEWCKQQTEGYKDVDVRDLNASWRDGLAFCALLHRFNPELLDFESLSKDDAMKNNELAFKIAQEVLKVPALLDAEDLVSMEVVDELSVMTYVSMLYKRMTKQSRSSPTSPTATSPTGTGQTRRTLFDVLKDENNFSEIYEKRRNRLSSGEVSPTSKTSRTRSTSQELEQENQAENEFK